Part of the Gemmatimonadota bacterium genome, CTACGTCCGCTACCGCGGCGTACTGTGGATCCCGCCGGACACGCGCTCTCGCATGCAGGCGGGCGAGGCGGTGGGCGCCGCGGACTACTACTTCCGCGTTACGCCGGTCTTCGAGACCGCGGCCGGGGACTACGACTGGCTGAACCGCGTCGTGGCGGTGGGGATAGGCGAGTTCGACCGCGGAGAGGCGCGCTACAGCATGCACGAAATCGTGT contains:
- a CDS encoding DUF3237 family protein, with product YVRYRGVLWIPPDTRSRMQAGEAVGAADYYFRVTPVFETAAGDYDWLNRVVAVGIGEFDRGEARYSMHEIV